The following proteins are encoded in a genomic region of Streptomyces gobiensis:
- a CDS encoding Gfo/Idh/MocA family protein gives MTNRTLGVAVIGTGKMGADHVRRINDVISGAHVAAVVDIDEARAKGLAYALEGCRAYTDPVAAMAADGVDAVLIASPGPVHETALLEALARDLPVLCEKPLTPDSVSALRVLEAEQQLGHRRIQVGFMRRFDSEYLQLKELLASGRLGRPLLLHCRHRNVSVHDYFTNEMLISDSVVHEMDCARWLLEQEITAVTVIHPTPSSNAPEGLSDPQLVVFETDGGAVVNVEMFATCGFGYQVQAEAVCENGTARIGEGHGLLTNTAGRWGGEITPDFIARFADAYDREVQRWVDATRRGEATGPSAWDGYAAAAVCEAGITAQLTGQRTPVVMIERPALYA, from the coding sequence ATGACGAACCGTACGCTCGGCGTAGCCGTGATCGGCACCGGGAAGATGGGCGCCGACCATGTACGCCGGATCAATGATGTGATCAGCGGCGCGCATGTGGCCGCCGTAGTGGACATCGACGAGGCCAGAGCCAAAGGGCTCGCGTACGCCCTTGAGGGCTGCCGCGCGTACACCGACCCGGTCGCGGCGATGGCCGCGGACGGCGTGGACGCCGTGTTGATCGCCTCCCCCGGCCCGGTCCATGAGACCGCGCTGCTCGAGGCGCTCGCCCGCGATCTGCCGGTGCTCTGCGAGAAACCGCTCACCCCGGACTCCGTCAGCGCGCTGCGCGTGCTGGAAGCCGAGCAGCAGCTGGGGCACCGGCGGATCCAGGTGGGCTTTATGCGCCGCTTCGACAGTGAGTACCTCCAGCTCAAGGAGTTGCTGGCAAGCGGCCGTCTCGGCCGTCCGCTGCTGCTGCACTGCCGGCACCGCAACGTCTCCGTGCATGACTACTTCACCAACGAGATGCTGATCAGCGACTCGGTCGTACATGAGATGGACTGCGCCCGCTGGCTCCTGGAGCAGGAGATCACCGCGGTCACCGTCATCCACCCGACGCCCAGCTCCAACGCTCCCGAGGGGCTGAGCGACCCGCAGCTGGTGGTCTTCGAGACCGATGGCGGCGCGGTGGTCAATGTTGAGATGTTCGCCACCTGCGGCTTCGGCTACCAAGTACAGGCCGAGGCGGTCTGCGAGAACGGCACCGCGCGGATCGGTGAGGGCCATGGCCTGCTGACCAACACCGCGGGCCGCTGGGGCGGTGAGATCACCCCGGACTTCATCGCCCGCTTCGCCGACGCGTACGACCGCGAGGTGCAGCGCTGGGTGGACGCCACCCGCCGGGGCGAGGCCACCGGTCCCAGCGCCTGGGACGGGTACGCGGCCGCCGCGGTCTGTGAGGCGGGCATCACGGCGCAGCTCACCGGCCAGCGCACCCCCGTCGTCATGATCGAGCGCCCCGCGCTCTACGCCTGA
- a CDS encoding aminotransferase class I/II-fold pyridoxal phosphate-dependent enzyme: MADVFEKDLSSSTFFQAMVRTGIRPFYRSTHTHDGETLVDGRSVIMAGSNDYLGLSTDPRVIAAAADAVRRYGTSCSGARTLNGTLPLHGELEARLANFLGTEAAAVVTTGFQANLAIAALLGKDDIVFSDMANHASLVDGLRLGAARRVLYRHSDMDHLAELLTEADPDAAKVIVTDGMFSMGGDLCHLPELTALARRHHARLIVDGAHDIGLLGARGRGVAEHFGMHGAIDFHTGTLSKCFGSTGGILAGPAHVVDYLRHAARSILFSASMPPAALAAGVAALDIIESEPWRRDRVLNLAERLRNGLALLGYDTGQSVTPVVPVRIGEAADCARMWQKLLDEGVFTNAIGAPGVPEGQCVIRVAVQATHTDDHLARILDAFAAARRRPVAGPRSPQTTDQEPVSAR, from the coding sequence ATGGCGGATGTCTTCGAGAAGGACCTGTCCTCGTCAACGTTCTTCCAGGCCATGGTGAGAACCGGAATCCGGCCTTTCTACCGTTCGACGCACACCCACGACGGTGAGACCCTGGTCGACGGCAGAAGCGTCATCATGGCGGGCTCCAATGACTATCTGGGGCTGTCCACCGACCCCCGGGTGATCGCGGCCGCCGCCGACGCGGTGCGGCGATACGGCACCTCCTGCTCCGGCGCCCGTACGCTCAACGGCACCCTTCCGCTCCATGGCGAGCTCGAGGCCCGGCTCGCCAACTTCCTCGGCACCGAGGCCGCCGCCGTGGTGACCACCGGCTTCCAGGCCAACCTCGCCATCGCGGCACTGCTCGGCAAGGACGACATCGTCTTCAGCGATATGGCCAACCACGCGTCCCTGGTCGACGGCCTGCGGCTCGGCGCGGCCCGCCGCGTCCTGTACCGGCACTCCGACATGGACCACCTGGCCGAGCTGCTGACGGAGGCCGACCCCGACGCGGCCAAGGTCATCGTCACCGACGGCATGTTCTCCATGGGCGGCGACCTGTGCCACCTCCCCGAACTCACCGCCCTCGCCCGCCGCCACCACGCGAGGCTCATCGTTGACGGAGCTCATGACATCGGGCTCCTGGGTGCGCGTGGACGTGGGGTCGCCGAACACTTCGGCATGCACGGCGCCATCGACTTCCACACGGGCACCCTCTCCAAATGCTTTGGCTCCACCGGCGGCATCCTCGCCGGACCGGCCCACGTCGTCGACTATCTGCGGCACGCGGCACGCTCGATCCTGTTCTCCGCCTCCATGCCCCCGGCGGCACTGGCGGCCGGTGTGGCCGCCCTTGACATCATCGAGTCCGAACCCTGGCGCCGGGACCGCGTCCTGAACCTCGCCGAGCGGCTGCGGAACGGACTGGCTCTCCTCGGCTATGACACCGGCCAGTCGGTCACTCCCGTCGTCCCGGTACGGATCGGCGAGGCGGCGGACTGCGCCCGGATGTGGCAGAAGCTCCTCGATGAGGGTGTCTTCACCAACGCGATTGGCGCCCCGGGCGTCCCCGAGGGCCAGTGTGTGATCCGGGTGGCTGTCCAGGCCACCCACACCGACGATCACCTCGCCCGGATCCTGGATGCCTTCGCCGCTGCCCGCCGACGGCCGGTGGCCGGCCCCCGTTCCCCTCAGACGACGGACCAGGAGCCGGTGAGCGCCCGATGA
- the iolB gene encoding 5-deoxy-glucuronate isomerase, whose protein sequence is MTNFKGEPDFYVPAGRAADGPYALDIDPKRVGWGYSSLRVIELEPGGSHAFGTGESEWIVLPLSGGCSVAAEGQTFELHGRSGVFAGVSDFAYVPRDAEVSIVTTGGGRFALTGARCERRLPARYGPASGVPVELRGSGNCSRQVNNFGAAGVFEADKLIAVEVLTPGGNWSSYPPHKHDECRPGEESELEEIYYFEIAPHDGTEGLGYQRVSPSGHGRGTDVLAEVRTGDAVLIPDGWHGPSIAAPGHDMYYLNVMAGPGVDRQWLICDHPDHAWIRGAWADTPVDPRLPLYETKESAEEEGGR, encoded by the coding sequence ATGACGAACTTCAAGGGCGAACCGGACTTCTACGTTCCGGCGGGCCGCGCGGCCGACGGGCCGTACGCACTGGACATCGACCCCAAGCGGGTCGGCTGGGGCTACTCCTCGCTACGCGTCATCGAGCTGGAGCCCGGCGGCTCCCACGCCTTCGGCACCGGCGAGAGCGAGTGGATCGTGCTGCCGCTGAGCGGCGGCTGCTCGGTGGCCGCCGAGGGGCAGACCTTCGAGCTGCACGGCCGCAGCGGTGTCTTCGCCGGAGTCAGCGACTTCGCCTATGTCCCCCGGGACGCCGAGGTATCCATCGTCACCACCGGCGGTGGCCGCTTCGCACTCACCGGCGCCCGCTGTGAGCGACGGCTCCCGGCCCGCTATGGCCCCGCCTCCGGCGTCCCCGTCGAGCTGCGCGGCAGCGGCAACTGCTCCCGGCAGGTCAACAACTTCGGTGCGGCAGGCGTCTTCGAGGCCGACAAGCTGATCGCCGTCGAGGTACTGACTCCGGGCGGCAACTGGTCCTCGTATCCGCCGCACAAGCACGATGAGTGCCGCCCGGGTGAGGAGTCGGAGCTGGAGGAGATCTATTACTTCGAGATCGCCCCGCACGACGGCACCGAAGGGCTCGGCTATCAGCGGGTGTCCCCCTCCGGGCACGGCCGGGGCACCGATGTGCTCGCCGAGGTGCGCACCGGTGACGCCGTACTCATTCCGGATGGCTGGCACGGCCCCTCCATCGCGGCGCCGGGACACGATATGTACTACCTCAATGTGATGGCCGGTCCAGGGGTGGATCGTCAGTGGCTTATCTGCGACCATCCTGATCACGCGTGGATCCGAGGCGCATGGGCTGATACACCAGTGGATCCGAGGCTGCCGCTGTATGAAACGAAGGAATCCGCAGAAGAGGAGGGTGGACGGTGA
- the iolD gene encoding 3D-(3,5/4)-trihydroxycyclohexane-1,2-dione acylhydrolase (decyclizing), whose product MTSTASTAPTRRLTVAQALVRFLAAQYTERDGQRQRLINATWGIFGHGNVAGIGQALLENQHVMPYLQGRNEQAMVHAAVGYARQSNRLRAHAVTTSIGPGATNLVTGAALATVNRLPVLLLPGDTFATRVADPVLQQLEVPYAGDISVNDVLRPVSRYFDRVTRPEALIPAALQAMRVLADPVDTGAVTLALPQDVQAEAFDWPEEFFTERVWQVRRPAPEPGALAEAFHAIRAARRPLIIAGGGVHHSEAEEALKALVDATGIPVASTQAGKGSLRHDHPADLGGVGHTGTEIADDLARTADLIIGVGTRYTDFTTASGTLFAEPDVRFLNLNIAAFDSHKLGALPLVADARMGLEALTEVLRGHRVDETYEAEYRTGKARWERTVDAVYAAEDDSVRPTQTQVLGALDSAVGDQDVVINAAGSLPGDLHKLWRARSPRQYHLEYGYSCMGYEIPAGIGVRLAAPDTPVWSLVGDGTYLMMPTEIVTAVQEGINVNIVLIQNHGYASIGNLAEETGAERFGTAYRYRAEDGTYTGDPLPVDLAANAASLGMAVIRADTVAELRAALAEARASNRPTCVYVETDTRPTAPAPQAWWDVPVAQTATRPAALKAREEYDRHVASRRRHI is encoded by the coding sequence GTGACCTCTACGGCCTCTACGGCACCCACGCGCCGGCTTACCGTCGCCCAGGCACTGGTCCGCTTCCTCGCTGCCCAGTACACCGAGCGCGACGGCCAGCGACAGCGGCTGATCAACGCCACCTGGGGCATCTTCGGCCATGGCAATGTGGCCGGGATCGGCCAGGCGCTGCTGGAGAACCAGCACGTTATGCCGTACCTCCAGGGCCGTAATGAGCAGGCGATGGTGCACGCCGCCGTCGGCTACGCCCGGCAGTCCAACCGGCTGCGGGCCCACGCCGTCACCACCTCCATCGGCCCCGGCGCCACCAACCTCGTCACCGGCGCCGCGCTGGCCACCGTCAACCGGCTGCCCGTGCTGCTGCTGCCCGGCGACACCTTCGCCACCCGGGTAGCCGACCCGGTGCTCCAGCAGCTTGAGGTCCCGTACGCCGGCGATATCTCGGTCAATGACGTGCTTCGGCCCGTATCCCGCTACTTCGACCGGGTCACCCGGCCCGAGGCGCTGATCCCGGCCGCCCTCCAGGCGATGCGGGTGCTCGCCGACCCGGTGGACACCGGTGCGGTCACCCTCGCCTTGCCGCAGGATGTGCAGGCCGAGGCCTTTGACTGGCCGGAGGAGTTCTTCACCGAGCGGGTCTGGCAGGTGCGCCGCCCGGCCCCGGAGCCCGGGGCGCTGGCCGAGGCGTTCCACGCCATCCGCGCCGCCCGCCGCCCACTGATCATCGCGGGCGGCGGCGTCCACCACAGCGAGGCCGAAGAGGCCCTGAAAGCGCTGGTGGACGCGACCGGCATCCCGGTGGCGTCCACCCAGGCGGGCAAGGGCTCGCTGCGCCATGACCATCCAGCGGATCTGGGCGGCGTCGGCCATACCGGTACCGAGATCGCTGACGACCTGGCCCGCACCGCGGATCTCATCATCGGCGTCGGCACCCGCTACACGGACTTCACCACCGCCTCCGGCACACTCTTCGCCGAGCCGGATGTCCGCTTCCTCAACCTCAATATCGCGGCCTTCGACTCGCACAAGCTGGGCGCCCTGCCGCTGGTCGCCGACGCCCGGATGGGACTGGAAGCACTCACCGAGGTGCTGAGGGGCCACCGGGTCGATGAGACCTATGAGGCCGAGTACCGCACGGGCAAGGCGCGTTGGGAGCGTACGGTCGACGCTGTCTACGCCGCCGAGGACGACTCCGTACGCCCCACCCAGACCCAGGTGCTCGGCGCGCTGGACTCCGCGGTCGGCGACCAGGACGTGGTCATCAACGCCGCCGGGTCGCTCCCCGGCGATCTGCACAAGCTGTGGCGGGCCCGCTCGCCGCGTCAGTACCACCTGGAGTACGGCTACTCCTGCATGGGATACGAGATCCCGGCGGGGATCGGGGTCCGGCTGGCCGCGCCGGACACCCCGGTGTGGTCGCTGGTCGGTGACGGCACGTATCTGATGATGCCGACCGAGATCGTCACGGCGGTTCAGGAGGGGATCAACGTCAATATCGTGCTGATCCAGAACCACGGCTATGCCTCCATCGGCAACCTCGCCGAGGAGACCGGCGCTGAGCGCTTCGGCACCGCGTACCGCTACCGCGCGGAAGACGGCACCTACACCGGTGACCCCCTGCCGGTCGACCTCGCGGCGAACGCCGCCTCCCTCGGCATGGCGGTGATCCGCGCGGACACGGTCGCCGAACTGCGCGCTGCCCTCGCCGAGGCCCGCGCCTCCAACCGGCCGACCTGTGTGTACGTCGAGACCGATACGCGTCCCACCGCCCCGGCCCCGCAGGCCTGGTGGGATGTGCCGGTCGCCCAGACCGCCACCCGCCCGGCCGCGCTCAAGGCCCGGGAGGAGTACGACCGCCATGTCGCCAGCCGACGCCGCCACATCTGA
- a CDS encoding cytochrome P450, translated as MLTIPPREVRSAAGLVRRWRQASDPQELADTYGELRAAGPLVPTPWRALLVPGYEDCRQVLTDRTWRTLSASWRDQHRPGWRESSSTVGLCETPLQQDPPEHTARRRPLAGILTPRAVGQLTEARVEPLVDGQVRAFVDRLRREGTADLVAAVCRPTPTAVLARLLGLPPDTDQAWLTDQNLALVQAEELASPPSAIRRADAAATALLACYDRMLADRRRHPADDILSHWAASEPVSARYLLLTLFSAGVPTTAALLASLALALTTRPGLAERILLEPDLTDRFVTEVLRWDAPVRVVTRVAADETELAGRSLPAGQIVHALIGAAHRDPEVFTDPHTFRPNRPPRRLLALGSGLHYCLGAHLARAQAVAFVRAFARELRGARLAAAPRRQTGPSFIDITHLPISASVHHSPAA; from the coding sequence TTGCTGACTATCCCGCCCCGCGAGGTCCGCAGCGCGGCCGGTCTCGTACGACGATGGCGTCAGGCCTCCGATCCCCAGGAACTCGCCGACACCTACGGCGAGTTGCGCGCTGCCGGGCCGCTCGTCCCCACTCCTTGGCGCGCGTTGCTCGTCCCCGGCTACGAGGACTGCCGACAGGTACTCACCGATCGCACCTGGCGGACCCTCAGCGCGTCCTGGCGGGACCAGCACCGGCCCGGCTGGCGGGAGAGCTCGAGCACGGTGGGGCTCTGCGAGACGCCCCTGCAGCAGGATCCGCCCGAGCACACCGCACGGCGCCGCCCGCTGGCCGGGATTCTCACCCCGCGTGCTGTGGGGCAGCTGACGGAGGCCCGGGTGGAGCCGCTGGTCGACGGTCAGGTGCGCGCCTTCGTGGACCGGCTCCGCCGGGAGGGCACCGCCGATCTTGTGGCCGCGGTCTGCCGCCCCACGCCCACCGCCGTACTCGCCAGGTTGCTCGGGCTGCCCCCGGATACCGATCAGGCGTGGCTCACCGACCAGAACCTCGCCCTCGTACAGGCCGAGGAGCTGGCCAGCCCGCCCAGTGCCATACGGCGTGCCGATGCCGCCGCGACAGCCCTGCTGGCCTGCTACGACCGGATGCTGGCCGATCGACGCCGGCACCCGGCCGACGACATCCTCTCCCACTGGGCGGCCAGCGAACCGGTCAGCGCCCGCTATCTGCTGCTGACGCTGTTCTCTGCCGGGGTGCCCACCACGGCCGCGCTGCTGGCCAGTCTCGCGCTGGCTCTCACCACCCGGCCTGGCCTCGCCGAGAGGATCCTTCTGGAGCCTGACCTCACTGACCGTTTCGTCACCGAGGTGCTGCGCTGGGACGCACCGGTACGTGTGGTCACCCGGGTCGCCGCCGACGAGACCGAACTCGCCGGCAGGTCACTGCCCGCCGGCCAGATCGTGCACGCACTGATCGGCGCCGCACACCGGGACCCGGAGGTTTTCACGGATCCGCACACCTTCCGGCCGAACCGCCCTCCCCGGCGTCTGCTGGCCCTCGGATCCGGACTGCACTACTGCCTGGGGGCCCATCTGGCCCGTGCCCAAGCGGTGGCCTTCGTACGGGCCTTCGCCAGGGAGCTGCGTGGCGCACGGCTCGCCGCCGCGCCACGACGGCAGACCGGGCCGAGCTTCATCGATATCACTCACCTGCCCATCAGCGCGTCTGTCCACCACTCTCCTGCCGCGTAA
- a CDS encoding CoA-acylating methylmalonate-semialdehyde dehydrogenase: MKTIGHWINNKPAPGASGSYGPVYNPATGEQPTQVALASAAEVDAAVAAAKEAYRSWGTISLAKRTAILFKYRELLDAHRDEIAALITAEHGKVHSDALGEVARGLEIVELACGIPEKLKGELSTQVSTRVDVASIRQSLGVVAGITPFNFPAMVPMWMFPLAIACGNTFVLKPSEKDPSASYRLAELAAEAGLPDGVLNIVNGDKVAVDRILEHPDVAAVSFVGSTPIAQYIQTKAVAGGKRVQALGGAKNHMLVLPDADLDFAADNAINAAYGSAGERCMAVSVVVAVGETGDDLVKKIADRAARLKIGPGTDPASEMGPLITKAHRDKVASYVRSAAAQGAEVVVDGTGYTVDGHEDGFFLGVSLLDKVPTDADAYRDEIFGPVLCVVRADTYDEAIALINSSQWGNGTAIFTRDGGAARRFQLEVEAGMVGVNVPIPVPVGYHSFGGWKDSLFGDLHIYGNDGIAFYTRGKVITTRWPDPADSGGINLGFPSNHH; the protein is encoded by the coding sequence ATGAAGACCATCGGCCACTGGATCAACAACAAGCCCGCCCCCGGCGCCTCCGGCAGCTACGGACCCGTCTACAACCCGGCCACCGGTGAGCAGCCCACCCAGGTCGCCCTGGCCAGCGCCGCCGAGGTGGACGCCGCGGTCGCCGCCGCCAAGGAGGCGTACCGGTCCTGGGGCACCATCTCACTGGCCAAGCGCACGGCGATTCTCTTCAAGTACCGCGAGCTGCTGGACGCGCACCGCGATGAGATCGCCGCCCTCATCACCGCTGAGCACGGCAAGGTGCACTCGGACGCGCTGGGTGAGGTGGCCCGCGGTCTGGAGATCGTGGAACTCGCCTGTGGCATCCCGGAGAAGCTGAAGGGCGAACTGTCCACGCAGGTCTCCACCCGGGTCGATGTCGCCTCCATCCGCCAGTCGCTGGGCGTGGTCGCGGGCATCACGCCCTTCAACTTCCCGGCGATGGTCCCGATGTGGATGTTCCCGCTCGCCATCGCCTGCGGAAACACCTTTGTCCTCAAGCCCAGTGAGAAGGACCCCTCGGCCTCCTACCGGCTCGCCGAGCTGGCCGCCGAGGCCGGGCTGCCGGACGGTGTGCTGAACATCGTCAACGGTGACAAGGTCGCCGTTGACCGGATCCTGGAGCACCCGGACGTCGCGGCCGTCTCCTTTGTGGGCTCCACCCCGATCGCCCAGTACATCCAGACGAAGGCGGTGGCGGGCGGCAAGCGGGTACAGGCGCTGGGCGGCGCCAAGAACCATATGCTGGTCCTGCCCGACGCCGACCTTGACTTCGCCGCCGACAACGCGATCAACGCCGCCTACGGCTCGGCCGGTGAGCGCTGTATGGCCGTTTCCGTGGTGGTGGCCGTCGGTGAGACCGGCGACGATCTGGTCAAGAAGATCGCGGACCGTGCCGCACGGCTCAAGATCGGCCCCGGTACCGATCCCGCCTCGGAGATGGGCCCACTGATCACCAAGGCACACCGGGACAAGGTCGCCTCCTATGTCCGGAGCGCCGCCGCGCAGGGCGCCGAGGTCGTCGTCGACGGCACCGGCTACACCGTCGACGGCCATGAGGACGGCTTCTTCCTCGGCGTTTCCCTGCTGGACAAGGTCCCCACGGACGCCGACGCCTACCGCGACGAGATCTTCGGCCCCGTCCTGTGCGTTGTCCGCGCCGATACGTACGACGAGGCCATCGCCCTCATCAACAGCTCCCAGTGGGGCAACGGCACCGCCATCTTCACCCGCGACGGCGGCGCCGCCCGCCGCTTCCAGCTTGAGGTGGAAGCGGGCATGGTAGGCGTCAACGTCCCGATCCCGGTCCCCGTCGGCTACCACTCCTTCGGCGGCTGGAAGGACTCCCTCTTCGGCGACCTGCATATCTACGGCAACGACGGCATCGCCTTCTACACCCGTGGCAAGGTCATCACCACCCGCTGGCCGGACCCGGCCGACAGCGGCGGCATCAACCTGGGCTTCCCCAGCAACCACCACTGA
- a CDS encoding FUSC family protein, whose amino-acid sequence MTAADPHMAKSWSRALRNTARSGLRVERAALTPLIAIRGACGVAIVLGLTLWLGSPALAVSAAFGAFASGIATFQRSWRPRPELALAAAAGLSVSAFFGYLLAGHTAAFIALLAVWAFAAGMAWAAGPVAGVVSGFTVAVMLVVVTLPATVLEAAQHAGIIALGGLLQATLIVLFPVRRWGARRDALADALAGVADYARRLRHNPTAPFDPQPLMEARSAAAVTPRQARRRPRQLHGYRALAERFRPVLASLADPVVGGVPEKGPERDRVNELLAAAATVLDATARAIRRGERPRIPAGALDTLQVPESGPVLPPGPARKAALRLLALSDDAVEAAQQPIEVTGEQQPHLHRTSVPGLLPVAVRALRREVRWSSPVLRHALRLAAVVAAGYLLGELLPPEHGYWVPLTVVMVLRPDFSQTFERGSARFVGTVGGVAVAGTVLALLRPGPYPSAALAVVCVGLLYLLMRTGYIVISACIGAYVVFLLGIMGEVWTQTVVERILLTLIGGLLALLSYALFPAWETPRLHDRLADWLVANGRYAAAVFDSYARPAAGATRQVREALLDARAARMEWERTTTRAGVEPVRHRGLSHRRATDAQSALITMGRVTMLLEAHLPDHTAPDWCAEQFALTLAPTTARAAEALRAREQPDWEPVREALAEWRANTEPPDGVALRVADLLLDALNDLSEAVTPPR is encoded by the coding sequence ATGACGGCGGCTGATCCGCACATGGCCAAGTCCTGGTCGCGTGCCCTGCGGAACACCGCCCGCTCCGGGCTGCGCGTTGAGCGTGCCGCGCTCACCCCGCTGATCGCGATCCGGGGCGCCTGCGGTGTCGCGATCGTCCTCGGGCTGACCCTGTGGCTCGGCTCGCCCGCGCTCGCCGTCTCCGCCGCGTTCGGCGCCTTCGCCTCCGGGATCGCCACCTTCCAGCGCAGCTGGCGGCCCCGCCCGGAGCTGGCGCTCGCCGCGGCCGCGGGGCTGTCCGTCAGCGCGTTCTTCGGCTATCTGCTCGCCGGGCACACCGCCGCGTTTATCGCGCTGCTCGCCGTATGGGCCTTCGCGGCGGGCATGGCCTGGGCGGCCGGGCCGGTCGCCGGGGTGGTCTCCGGCTTCACCGTGGCGGTGATGCTGGTGGTCGTCACCCTGCCCGCCACGGTGCTCGAGGCCGCCCAGCACGCGGGGATCATCGCACTGGGCGGGCTGCTCCAGGCGACGCTCATCGTGCTCTTCCCGGTACGGCGCTGGGGCGCCCGCCGTGACGCCCTCGCCGACGCGCTCGCCGGTGTCGCCGACTACGCCCGGCGGTTGCGCCACAACCCCACCGCGCCCTTTGACCCGCAGCCGCTGATGGAAGCCCGCAGCGCAGCCGCCGTCACCCCGCGCCAGGCCCGTCGCCGCCCCCGTCAACTGCACGGCTACCGGGCTCTCGCCGAGCGCTTCCGTCCCGTCCTCGCCTCGCTGGCCGATCCGGTCGTCGGCGGTGTCCCGGAGAAGGGCCCCGAACGGGACCGGGTGAATGAGCTGCTCGCCGCCGCCGCGACCGTCCTGGACGCCACCGCCCGCGCGATCCGCCGCGGTGAGCGGCCGCGTATCCCCGCCGGGGCGCTCGACACCCTCCAAGTCCCCGAATCCGGGCCGGTGCTGCCGCCTGGACCGGCCCGTAAGGCGGCGTTGCGGCTGCTCGCCCTCAGCGACGATGCGGTGGAGGCGGCACAGCAGCCGATCGAGGTCACCGGGGAACAGCAGCCGCATCTGCACCGCACCAGCGTCCCCGGCCTGCTGCCGGTCGCCGTGCGCGCGCTGCGCCGCGAAGTGCGCTGGTCCTCACCGGTGCTGCGGCACGCACTGCGGCTCGCGGCGGTGGTCGCGGCCGGCTATCTGCTCGGCGAGCTGCTGCCTCCGGAGCATGGCTACTGGGTTCCGCTCACCGTCGTCATGGTGCTGCGGCCGGACTTCTCGCAGACCTTTGAACGCGGCTCCGCGCGCTTTGTGGGGACCGTCGGCGGCGTGGCGGTCGCCGGCACGGTGCTGGCCCTGCTCCGGCCGGGGCCGTATCCCAGTGCGGCACTGGCGGTGGTCTGCGTCGGCCTGCTGTATCTGCTGATGCGCACGGGCTACATCGTCATCTCCGCCTGCATCGGCGCCTATGTCGTCTTCCTCCTCGGCATCATGGGGGAGGTCTGGACGCAGACCGTGGTGGAACGGATCCTGCTGACGCTGATCGGCGGGCTGCTCGCGCTGCTCTCCTACGCGCTCTTCCCCGCCTGGGAGACACCACGGCTGCACGACCGGCTCGCGGACTGGCTGGTCGCCAACGGCCGCTATGCCGCCGCCGTCTTCGACAGCTACGCCCGCCCGGCGGCCGGGGCGACCCGGCAGGTACGCGAGGCGCTGCTGGACGCGCGTGCGGCCCGTATGGAGTGGGAACGGACCACGACCCGCGCGGGCGTCGAGCCGGTACGCCACCGGGGGCTCTCCCACCGCCGGGCCACCGACGCCCAGTCCGCCCTGATCACCATGGGCCGGGTGACCATGCTGTTGGAGGCCCACCTCCCGGATCACACCGCACCGGACTGGTGCGCGGAACAGTTCGCGCTCACCCTGGCGCCGACGACCGCCAGAGCGGCGGAGGCGCTCCGGGCCCGCGAGCAGCCGGACTGGGAGCCGGTACGCGAGGCGCTGGCGGAGTGGCGGGCCAACACGGAACCCCCGGACGGCGTCGCCCTGCGCGTAGCGGATCTCCTACTGGACGCCCTGAACGACCTGTCCGAAGCAGTAACCCCACCCCGCTAG